The sequence ATTTACCCAGTTTCCAACAGTGCTATTATGTCTAAGATCTTTTTTATCTTCAATACCATTTACAACCCACATTGGGTGTTGTGAATAATAAGAAGCACTTATTGTAGCTATACCACGCCCTAGCGCTCTTGCATAATCATAATTAGCTTGGTAGTTAGCAGTGTTGTTTGAGGCAAAACGATTTGCTGCTTGTTTACCGTCTGGAGTTGTGACAGTTGCAGAATTCCAGTTAGGTCCAAAAATTCGCATTGAGGCAAATGGCAAAAATGACTGAACTCCACCGTTTGGCAATACCATTATGGCTTCTCTGTTTCCTGCAATAATCTTATTTTCAGGTCTGTGAAGATCCCAGATTACATTTCTGTTGATAGTCCATGTTGTTGGATTTCCTCCTGGATCAAAAGTCCCAAAGGAACCCTGCATCAAAGAATAACCTGATGAATTAATTAGCAAATCTGCTTGATTTTCAGCATCCTTAAATCTTCCAGAAGCCAAGTAACATTTAATCAATAACTGACGACATGCACCTTTATTTACTACTCCTAAATAAGGTAACTTTGCTTGGTCTGGCACCCATTCTACTGCCTTTTCCATATCGGCTGTAATCATTTCGATGATGGCTTCTTTTTTAGTAGAATAATAACTTTGCTTTGGAACTTCCAAAATCTTTGTGATCAACGGAATATCTCCAAATTGATATACTAAATTAAGATAACGATATGCTCTATGAAAATAAGCCTGACCAATGTATTTGCGTTTTACATCTTCTGTTAAACTTGTTACCTTATCAATATATGTCAACACTGTATTTGCGTGCTTAATTCCGGTATAAGCTTCTGTCCAGTAAAATCCGAAATAAAAATCATCATTTGTTGCCGTTTTGTAGCTCATAGTAGGTACCATAGTATTGGCAAAATCAGCGATAGTACTGCTGTTGTCTGTTTTTCCATATTTTGCCATATCAGAGAAAACATATTCTGTACCAATAGGCACGCTATTGCTAGCGCTATTGTAATGAATATAGTTGTTACGCAATTGTTTGTCAGCACTTGCCAAAACTGCCTGCAGTCCAGATTCTGTACTAAATGTAGTTTCTGGCTCATAAAACGAAAGCGGATCTGGTTCCAGAAAATCCTCTGAACAAGAAACCATAAGAGCAGAAGCTACTGCCAAAGGCGCAAGCATTAAAATTTTATTTTTTATATATTTTTTCATTATTGAATAAATTTTAAAGTGAAACGTTGAATCCTAAATTAAACATTCGCGTAGCAAGCCCTCCTGTTTCTGGATCACCATAATATTTCCATTCTTTTGAAGCTGACCATGTTGCCGCATTTTGAACCGAAGCATAAATCTTGAAGTTTCGCACATGCAAGCGGTCAATAAGGTCTTTAGGAAGTGAATAGGCCAACGAAATATTGTCTAAACGAATAAAACTACGATCATACAATCTTGCAACTCCAGCTCCTGCTGGTCCTCTAGCATCGAGACGAGCCCAGTCATTTGTTGGATTATCAATTGTCCAATACGGATTTACAAATGGATTGTAATTGTTTGTATACAAACTTCCATCATTATAATTATTCATATAACGGCTATCCATTGACTTATGTCCCATGTATGAATACATATTGATTGCCAAATTCCAATTTTTGTAGAATTTAAATTCATTGCGAAGCGACCAGTTGATTGGCGGTGCAGTTTGTCCTAAAAACTGTTTGTCTTTTTCATTATAAGTTGGTTTTCCGTTAACGTCGTCTGCGGTATAACTGTTTTCAACTTTTGGATCACCAGGGCGTTGTCCATATTTTGCGGCTTCTACAACTTCGTCCTTTTGCCAAATTCCGAT comes from Flavobacterium sp. KACC 22761 and encodes:
- a CDS encoding RagB/SusD family nutrient uptake outer membrane protein, with the translated sequence MKKYIKNKILMLAPLAVASALMVSCSEDFLEPDPLSFYEPETTFSTESGLQAVLASADKQLRNNYIHYNSASNSVPIGTEYVFSDMAKYGKTDNSSTIADFANTMVPTMSYKTATNDDFYFGFYWTEAYTGIKHANTVLTYIDKVTSLTEDVKRKYIGQAYFHRAYRYLNLVYQFGDIPLITKILEVPKQSYYSTKKEAIIEMITADMEKAVEWVPDQAKLPYLGVVNKGACRQLLIKCYLASGRFKDAENQADLLINSSGYSLMQGSFGTFDPGGNPTTWTINRNVIWDLHRPENKIIAGNREAIMVLPNGGVQSFLPFASMRIFGPNWNSATVTTPDGKQAANRFASNNTANYQANYDYARALGRGIATISASYYSQHPMWVVNGIEDKKDLRHNSTVGNWVNMEDLKYSDRTSAYYGQNFRLKNGTTLLSKDTLREWFDFPLYKIYLHDVVNETNPNATDFQGASTGSKAHWYLYRLAETYLLRAEARFYQGNIGGATQDVNAVRTRAGASQLYNTVTIGDICAERGRELYLEEWRNVELKRISHCLALSGKPDEWGQTYNKTNWDKQSGTDNAGGSYWYQRIVHYTLYNKYPSGIVVPNGTKFYTMDKRNNYWPIPSSAITANIKGKLSQNYGYDGYDPNIKVWDKWQDAVADESQL